A stretch of DNA from Thermanaerosceptrum fracticalcis:
TAGATGCATATTTTAAAATTACCGATGTAGCGAACAACCTGGACCATTCTTCGCAAGACCTTTCTGCCTCTATGGAAGAAGTGGCTGCCCAGGCCCAGAACCTGGCGGAAACAGTGAAAGCTTTAGACCAACTGGGTAAATCTTTATCCGAAAACATCATCAAGACTGATAATATCATACATTTTATCAAGAATATTGCAGAGCAAACCAATTTACTGGGTTTGAATGCGGCTATTGAGGCGGCCCGGGTAGGTGAGATGGGGCGCGGTTTTGGTGTGGTAGCGGAAGAAATCCGTAAATTAGCCACGGAGAGCGCTCGTTCGGTCAAAGAGATTACGGAGGCTTTACGTCAGGTTCAGGCAGGGATAGCTGAGTTGTCACAGAGGGTGGGAAACATAGAAAACGCTGCCCAGGAACAGGCGGCTGTGGTTGAAGAGGTTACAGCATCCAGTTCTGAGTTATCTCATGTGGCAGGTGATTTGGCAGTGTTCGCTAAAAATATGTATAAACTTACAGAGTAGGAACAAAGACTGGTTTATACCAGGGCTTCAAAGTTATGAAATTTTGTTAAACATGTTGCTCTTTCCTGGTGCAGTCTCTGAGTGATTGCAGTGGAAAAAACATTTAAAAAAGTTTGCCCGCAAGTAGTAAAAATGTATTAAAATAATTATAAAGTTCATATAAAATAA
This window harbors:
- a CDS encoding methyl-accepting chemotaxis protein, with product MHINGKPELLDHFQGAAPFFNVILEEDIGIFVYDRSSLLTYIPSSKVDLGLKPGSPVTEGSIPDRCMKSGKRIVVMISKERSRCGVPYLSCATPVYAEGQVIGCIITNQSLDAYFKITDVANNLDHSSQDLSASMEEVAAQAQNLAETVKALDQLGKSLSENIIKTDNIIHFIKNIAEQTNLLGLNAAIEAARVGEMGRGFGVVAEEIRKLATESARSVKEITEALRQVQAGIAELSQRVGNIENAAQEQAAVVEEVTASSSELSHVAGDLAVFAKNMYKLTE